The genomic stretch GTACGCAAAGAAGCGAAATCGCATGGCACTCAACGACGTATTGAAGGCCCAGACGTTGCTGGACGCAAAGTCTTAGTGGTTGAGGACACCTCAACCACGGGTGGTTCTGCGTTAACCGCCGTCGAAGCTTTGCGTCAGGCCGGTGCGGAGCCAGTGGCAGTAGCTGTTGTCGTAGATCGAGACACTGGCGCTAGCCAACGCATTAGAGAGGCTGGTCTGGACTACCGCTATGCTTTTGGTTTGGATGAACTGGCCATCTAAATAATTATTTTTAACGGTATTAGCGCTAGCTAATGCCGGATTATGGAGAAGCGGAGAGCTGGAATGGGTGCACTGATTATCGCCCTCATCGTGATCGTCGCCGTCGTGGTGTTAATCGGGGCTTGGGCTATTGGCGTTTACAACCAATTGGTGAAATTACGCAATAAAGTGCAAGAGTCCTGGCGTCAGATTGATGTGGAATTAAACCGTCGATATGAATTGATCCCTAACCTCGTCGAAACCGTTAAAGGCTATGCCAGCCACGAGACGAAAACTTTAGAGAATGTTATTCGGCTACGTAATCAAGCCTATGGTGCCGCGTCTCAAGGCGCGGGGGCGCCGTCCCAAGGGCGCATCGAGGCTGAAACAGGGCTTACCCAAGCGCTGCACCAAATAGTCGCTACCGCAGAGGCCTATCCTGAGTTGAAAGCCGACGCAGGCTTTAGGCAATTAGCCAGTGAGCTATCCGCTACTGAGGATCGGATTGCCAATGGGCGACGCTACTACAACGCTGTGGTAGGTAGCTATAACACTAAAATTCAGTCTTTCCCTCAAAGTTTCATCGCGTCGATGGGTGGGTTTAGCCCGGCAGGCTATTTCGCCACCTCAACCCCCCAGGCGCGCCAAGCCCCAACCGTCGATTTTGGTAACCGTTCCGTCCAAGATCATGTCGTCACGGACGGGGATAGCGATGCTGGCCAGCTACCTAGGTACAATGAGGGCGAACTGCGGCAACCAGGTCTTAACCAGCCGCTTACACAAGCTGACCCGTACCCTAATACCTACCGTCAGCCAGATAATCTCGATCAAAATCCGCCAACGGGTGGCCAGTAATTAAATGGCTGAATTCGAAGATCCAACAGCACCAAAAGTGGGGGTAGGGCCACACCCTAAACCTTGGCCTAGTGACGATCGCTTAGACCCCGAGCTGCTAGCTAACGGCGATACCCGAAATGTAGTTGACTGCTATCGGTATTGGAAGATGGATGCCATCGTCGCCGATCTAGACGCGCGTCGTCAGTTGTGGGCGCCAGCTTGTCTACATGTTGCTATCCAAAATTGGACGCACGATTTTAATATTGGCTCGATGGTGCGCACTGCGAATGCCTTCAGTGCGTCCGGTGTGCATGTGGTTGGACGGCGCCGCTGGAATCGACGCGGAGCCATGGTCACTGACCGTTACCTGCACGTCTATCACCAACCCGACGAAGCTGCGTTAGTAGCTTTCTGTCGCGAAAACGATCTGACAATGATTGGGGTAGACAACCTTCCTGGCAGTGTTTCCTTAGAGACAACTGAACTGCCGGCACGCTGTATGCTCGTTTTTGGTTCTGAAGGGCCAGGGCTAACCGACGCTATGGTGGCAAATTGTGAAAAACTGGTAGCCATAACGCAGTACGGCTCCACACGTTCATTGAATGCGGGAGCTGCGGCAGCTATTGCGCTACACACCTGGTCCATAGCACACCAGCGTGGGCTAGGCGCACAGTGATGGAGGCGGAAATGAATTCAAACCACTTCGTTGCAGACGTGGAGGCGCGCACCCCAGCCGATCTAGTTGCTGCTGGCAGCCTTAAATGGACGGCCTTCCCCGGCGCATACGGGGCGTGGGTGGCTGAAATGGATTTCGGTTTAGCCCCGGCGGTGCGTTCTGCAGTCATGGACTATCTGTCCAAAGAGCAGACCGGCTATGCGCCGGTGTGGTTGCGGGAAGAGCTTAAAACCGCCACCGTCGAATGGTTAGCTGACCGCTTCGATTGGCAGGTGGCGCCTGAGCGCGTCCACTGGCTGCCGGATGTGTTAACTGGCTTGACCATGACGCTGTCCTATCTTGCACGCCCAGGCAAGGTCATTGTTCCCACGCCGTGCTACATGCCATTCGTTGATATTCCCGCCACTTGTGGGCGTGGCATTATTCAAGTGCCAATGATTCGTACCGAAACTGGCTGGGAATTTGATTTTGCTGCTCTCGATGAGGCTTTCACTGACGGCGGGGTGGTGTTGGTACTGTGTAACCCGCACAATCCGATTGGCAAGGTTGTGACCCCTGACGAAATGGCGGAAATAACTCGGATTGTTGACCGTCACGATGGCCTAGTCTTTAGTGATGAAATTCATGCCCCGCTAGTTTTGGATGGCAAACACACCAGTTATGCTGCTACCTCGCCAGCCGCCGCAAACCACACGGTGACCGCCGTCGCGGCGTCAAAATCTTTTAATATCGCCGGGCTGAAATGCGCGCAGCTAATCGTAACTAATGACGCCCAACAGCATTGGTTTGAAAGTCGTGGCCACGGGCTAGTTCATGAATCTTCGCCGGTTGGTATGGTGGCCACTTTGGCGGCCTATCGCGAGGGCAAGGAATGGCTAGGTCAGGTTGTCGATTATTTGCGTGGCAACCGCGACTTAGTAACTGAGCTAGTGGAATCAAAATTGCCGGGCGTAAAGATGATTCCTGCCGAAGCTACCTACTTGGCCTGGTTGGACGTGCGCGGATTGAACCTAGCTGACCCGCGTCAGCATTTCCTCGATCACGGCGTTGCATTAACGGACGGGCGTGAGTGTGGGGATGCGGGCAAAGGCCACATCAGGCTGTGCTTCGCTACGGCGCGTCCAGTATTGCGGGCAATTTTTGATCGCATGGCCGCTAGCCTAAAGAATTAGAGCCTGGGTAGGTGTTTTACCCAGTCGATAGATTGGTGAATCGGCTGTAGTGTCCTTGGAAAACGGTGACTATCGTGCGGGTGGGGCCATTACGATTCTTGGCCACTATTAGGTCGGCTTCACCGGCACGCTTGGAGTCAGTCTCATAAAAGTCTGGGCGGTTAAGCAAGATGACGATGTCGGCGTCTTGTTCCAGGGAGCCAGATTCTCTTAAATCAGCAAGCATTGGTTTCTTGTCTTGCCGCATCTCTGGGCTTCTATTCAACTGGCT from Vaginimicrobium propionicum encodes the following:
- a CDS encoding LemA family protein; translated protein: MEKRRAGMGALIIALIVIVAVVVLIGAWAIGVYNQLVKLRNKVQESWRQIDVELNRRYELIPNLVETVKGYASHETKTLENVIRLRNQAYGAASQGAGAPSQGRIEAETGLTQALHQIVATAEAYPELKADAGFRQLASELSATEDRIANGRRYYNAVVGSYNTKIQSFPQSFIASMGGFSPAGYFATSTPQARQAPTVDFGNRSVQDHVVTDGDSDAGQLPRYNEGELRQPGLNQPLTQADPYPNTYRQPDNLDQNPPTGGQ
- a CDS encoding MalY/PatB family protein, which produces MNSNHFVADVEARTPADLVAAGSLKWTAFPGAYGAWVAEMDFGLAPAVRSAVMDYLSKEQTGYAPVWLREELKTATVEWLADRFDWQVAPERVHWLPDVLTGLTMTLSYLARPGKVIVPTPCYMPFVDIPATCGRGIIQVPMIRTETGWEFDFAALDEAFTDGGVVLVLCNPHNPIGKVVTPDEMAEITRIVDRHDGLVFSDEIHAPLVLDGKHTSYAATSPAAANHTVTAVAASKSFNIAGLKCAQLIVTNDAQQHWFESRGHGLVHESSPVGMVATLAAYREGKEWLGQVVDYLRGNRDLVTELVESKLPGVKMIPAEATYLAWLDVRGLNLADPRQHFLDHGVALTDGRECGDAGKGHIRLCFATARPVLRAIFDRMAASLKN
- a CDS encoding TrmH family RNA methyltransferase; its protein translation is MAEFEDPTAPKVGVGPHPKPWPSDDRLDPELLANGDTRNVVDCYRYWKMDAIVADLDARRQLWAPACLHVAIQNWTHDFNIGSMVRTANAFSASGVHVVGRRRWNRRGAMVTDRYLHVYHQPDEAALVAFCRENDLTMIGVDNLPGSVSLETTELPARCMLVFGSEGPGLTDAMVANCEKLVAITQYGSTRSLNAGAAAAIALHTWSIAHQRGLGAQ